Below is a window of Mycobacterium dioxanotrophicus DNA.
CGCAACGGCGAATAGTAGTTGAGCGTCATGGTCCGTTCGACGTCGTGCCAGCGGTCCAGCGATTCGGCCAGCGGGCGTCGGATCGACCGTCCGGCGTTGTTGATCAGGATGTCCACGCCGCCCAGGTCGCGCTGCACCGTCGCGACCAGCTCGTCGATCGCGTCCATGTCGGAGAGGTCGACGGCGTGCGCCACGGCCTCACCACCGTTGGCGGTGATCCGTCCGACGAGATCGTCGAGGAGGTCCTGACGACGGGCCACGGCCACCACGGTGGCACCGCGGGCAGCCAGCTTCTCGGCGGCGGCCGCACCGATGCCCGACGATGCGCCCGTCAGCAGGATGCGCTTGCCTGCGATGTCGATGTCATCGCGGGTGTGCAACCGGTCGGTCAGCGGCGGACGCATGCTGGTCAGCAGCAGCTGTTCGGACAGCCGGCGCAGCGGGCTCTTGCTCATGCGATGA
It encodes the following:
- a CDS encoding SDR family oxidoreductase, whose protein sequence is MSKSPLRRLSEQLLLTSMRPPLTDRLHTRDDIDIAGKRILLTGASSGIGAAAAEKLAARGATVVAVARRQDLLDDLVGRITANGGEAVAHAVDLSDMDAIDELVATVQRDLGGVDILINNAGRSIRRPLAESLDRWHDVERTMTLNYYSPLRLIRGLAPGMRERRDGHIINVSTWGVMNESSPLFAVYNASKAALSAVSRVIETEWSAVGVHSTTLYYPLVKTPMIAPTRAYDNLPGLSASEAADWMVTATRTRPVQIAPRMAVTAKALNTVAPGLVDAMMKRQRVQPV